A portion of the Scylla paramamosain isolate STU-SP2022 chromosome 2, ASM3559412v1, whole genome shotgun sequence genome contains these proteins:
- the LOC135111622 gene encoding BET1-like protein isoform X2: MSPQTIAGAEEQELDTRNQQRAFALAGKVSALRGLALDIENEAYEHNRLLDGVGNDFSGSEGLMSGSITRVKNLLSSSRQNRKVMCYMAGFVVVFLFLFWYLISKAFSST, translated from the exons GTGCTGAGGAGCAAGAACTTGACACCCGTAATCAACAGCGAGCATTTGCACTTGCAGGAAAAGTATCAGCACTACGAGGG CTTGCACTTGACATTGAGAATGAAGCTTATGAACACAACAGACTTCTTGATGGGGTGGGCAATGACTTCTCAGGAAGTGAAGGACTCATGTCAGGCAGCATCACCAGAGTCAAGAATCTCCTTTCATCCAGCCGCCAGAACCGTAAGGTTATGTGTTACATGGCAGGCTTTGttgtggtttttctttttctgttttggtACTTGATTTCAAAGGCATTTTCTAGTACATAG
- the LOC135111622 gene encoding BET1-like protein isoform X3, with product MASWGGAEEQELDTRNQQRAFALAGKVSALRGLALDIENEAYEHNRLLDGVGNDFSGSEGLMSGSITRVKNLLSSSRQNRKVMCYMAGFVVVFLFLFWYLISKAFSST from the exons GTGCTGAGGAGCAAGAACTTGACACCCGTAATCAACAGCGAGCATTTGCACTTGCAGGAAAAGTATCAGCACTACGAGGG CTTGCACTTGACATTGAGAATGAAGCTTATGAACACAACAGACTTCTTGATGGGGTGGGCAATGACTTCTCAGGAAGTGAAGGACTCATGTCAGGCAGCATCACCAGAGTCAAGAATCTCCTTTCATCCAGCCGCCAGAACCGTAAGGTTATGTGTTACATGGCAGGCTTTGttgtggtttttctttttctgttttggtACTTGATTTCAAAGGCATTTTCTAGTACATAG
- the LOC135111622 gene encoding BET1-like protein isoform X1 produces the protein MAGTPGGCLEAGAEEQELDTRNQQRAFALAGKVSALRGLALDIENEAYEHNRLLDGVGNDFSGSEGLMSGSITRVKNLLSSSRQNRKVMCYMAGFVVVFLFLFWYLISKAFSST, from the exons GTGCTGAGGAGCAAGAACTTGACACCCGTAATCAACAGCGAGCATTTGCACTTGCAGGAAAAGTATCAGCACTACGAGGG CTTGCACTTGACATTGAGAATGAAGCTTATGAACACAACAGACTTCTTGATGGGGTGGGCAATGACTTCTCAGGAAGTGAAGGACTCATGTCAGGCAGCATCACCAGAGTCAAGAATCTCCTTTCATCCAGCCGCCAGAACCGTAAGGTTATGTGTTACATGGCAGGCTTTGttgtggtttttctttttctgttttggtACTTGATTTCAAAGGCATTTTCTAGTACATAG